DNA from Kitasatospora acidiphila:
TTCGTGGGACCGAACGGCGCGGGCAAGTCCACCACCATGAGGGTCGTACTCGGCCTGGACGCACCCGACGAGGGACGCGCCCTGGTCGGCGGTCGGCCGTACCGGAGCCTGCGCAGTCCGCTGCGCTGGCTGGGCTCGCTGCTGGACGCCGGCGCGCTGCAGCCCAGCCGGACCGCACGCCACCACCTGCTGTGGCTCGCGCACTCGCAGGGGTTGCCCCCGAGCCGGGTGGACCAGGTGCTGGAGCAGGTGGGGCTGGCCGGCGCCGCGCGCCGCAGGGCGGGCGGCTTCTCACTGGGCATGCGGCAGCGGCTGGGCATCGCGGCGGCGCTGCTCGGGGAGCCGCCCGCCCTGATGCTGGACGAGCCGTTCAACGGCCTTGATCCGGAGGGCATCCGGTGGATCCGGCGGCTGTTGACGTCGCTGGCCGCCGAGGGGCGGGCGGTACTGGTGTCCAGCCATCTGATGAGCGAGCTGGAGGACGTCGCGGACCACGTGGTGGTGGTCGGGCGCGGCCGGGTCGTGGCCGACACCGGCGTGCGTGAGCTGCTCGCCAGGGTCTCGGCGGGCCGGGTGACCCTGCGCACCTCCGAGGCGCGGGCTGCCGCCGAGGTGCTCGCGCGCGCCGGCGGTGCCGTGCGGACGGCCGGGCCCCAGGCCCTTGAGGTCACCGGGCTGCCGGGCGAGGCGATCGTCGCACGGCTCACCGAGGCGAACGTGCCCTTCGCTGAACTGGCCACCCACCGGCCGACGTTGGAGGAGGCCTATATGGCGATCACTCAGGACTCGGTGGAGTACCGGGCGGGGGTCGAGCGATGAGGGCCCTGCGCGCCGAGTGGACCAAGTTCCGTACCGTGCGCGGCTGGCTGTGGGGCGCCGTCGCGGCGGTGCTCGCCTCCGTGCTCTTCGTGCTGGTCGGCACGGCCTCCTCGAACCAGCACCAGCAGGACGCGGCAGCGCTCCCCGTCGGCCCCGGCGGTGAAGCGGTCAACGACAGCTGCTACTTCGTGCACCAGACGCTGACCGGGGACGGCACGATCACCGTCCCGGTGGCCGCACTGAGCGGAACCTTGAGCGACATGACGGCCGGTCAGGACCGGACGGTGGCGGGCGTCACCCCGTGGTCCAAGGCCGGGATCCTGGTCAGGCAGAGCCTCGACCAGGGCTCGTCCTACGCGGCGATGATGGTCACCGGGGAGCACGGGGTGCGGATGCAGGACGACTTCACGCACGACCGGGCGGGCCTGGCCGGCAGCCCCTCCGCTGCCGAGCCGCGCTGGTTGCGGCTGGTCCGCTCGGGGACGACCGTCACCGGCTACGACTCCACCGACGGCGTGCGGTGGACCGAGGTCGGCACCGCCCACCTGCCCGGGGCAGCGGTCACCGTGCAGGTGGGGCTGTTCGTCGCCGCCCCGGCAGCGGTGCAGACGAGCGGCGGCGGGGGCAGCAGCCCCGCCACGGCCACCGGAAGCTTCGGCCGGGTGGCGCTCGGCGGCGCCTGGAGCCAGGCGGGCGGACAGTGGCAGGGCACGCAGGTGGGCGGCGACGCCGGTACGTCGGGCAGTTACCCGGCCGGCACCAGCGGCGGCTGGACCACCAACGGCGACGGCTTCACCGTCACCGGCGCGGGCGACATCGCCCCCGTCGTGGGCGGGCCCGCGCTCGGCCCCGCGTTCACGGTCGAGACCTTCCTGGTCGGCACCTTCGCGGGCCTGATCGTACTGACGGTGGTGGCCGTGCAGTTCGTCACCGCCGAGTACCGTCGCGGGCTGCTCGGCACGACTCTCGCGGCGGTGCCGCAGCGCGGCCGGGTGCTGGCGGGGAAGTCCGCGGTGGTCGCGGCGGTCGCCTTCGCGGTCGGCGCGGTGGCATCCGCCGTGAGCATCCCGCTGGGCGAACTGCGGGCGCACGCAGCGCACTTCTCGGTGCTCACCGTGCCCGTGGCGGTCGAGCTGCGCGCGGTCCTCGGCACCGGCCTGCTGCTGGCTGCGACGGCGGTCCTCGCACTGGCCCTCGGCACGGTGCTGCGGCGCAGCGCCACGGCGATCACCGCGGTGGTGGTGACGACGGTGCTGCCCTACCTGCTCGCGTTCGGCGGCATGCTGCCGACCGGCCCGGCCGAGTGGCTGCTCCGGTTCACGCCTGCGGCGGGCTTCGCCGTCCAGCAGACCCTGCCGCGCTACGGCCAGGTGCTCAGCGTCTACGCGCCGTCCTCGGGCTACTTCCCGCTCCAGCCCTGGGCCGGCCTCGCCGTCCTCGGAGCCTGGACGGCGCTCGCCCTCGCGGCGGCGACCGTGCTGCTGCGGCGGAGGGACGCATGAGTGCCCTCGACCTCACGGCGCTGCGGCGGGCCTGCCGCGCGGAGTGGACCAAGCTGCGCACCGAGGCGGGGCACGGCCGGCTGCTGCTCGGCCTGGTCCTGGTGACGGCGGGCGTCGGCGCGGCGGTGTCCGCAGGCGTCCGGTGCCCGGCGGCGGGCTGCGGCCAGGACCAGGTGCGGCTCAGCCTCGCCGGGGTGACGGTGGGTCAGGCGCTGGTCGCGATCACGGCGGTGCTGCTCGTCGGCAACGAGTACGGCACCGGTCTGATCCGCACCACGTTCGCGGCGGTGCCCCGGCGCGGCACGGTGCTCGCCGCGAAGGCCGCCGTGCTGAGCGGGACGGTTCTGGTGGTCGGCGGCGCCGCCGTGCTCGCCTCCGTCCTGGCGGGGCGGCTGGTGCTGCCGGGCAGCGGCTACACGGCCGAACACGGCTACGCCCCGCTCTCCCTCGCGGACGGCCCGACGCTGCGCGCGGCGGCGGGCTCGGTGGTCTATCTGGTGCTGGTCGCCCTGCTCGCCCTCGGCGTCGCCGCGGCGGTACGGGACGCGGCGGCCGCGGTCGGCGCCGTGCTGGCGCTGCTCTACCTGTTCCCGCTGCTCAGCCATGTCGTCACGGATCCGCAGCTGCAGCGGCTGCTGGCCCGGATCGGCCCGATGCCGGCGGGGCTGGCGATCCAGGCCACGACGGACCTGCGCCACCTCCCCATCGGCCCGTGGGCGGGCCTGGGCGTGCTGGCCCTCTGGGCGGCGGCCATGCTGCTCCTCGGTGGCACGCTGCTGCGGCTGCGCGACGCCTGAGGCCAGCCAAGCCGGGGCGCGGCGGACCAGTCGCGATTCTTTACGCGCGCTTTACACACTGTGCCAGAATTCCTGGGTGTGGCCCTGAAGTTGCTGATAGCCGATGACCAGGAGACGGTGCGGCGCGGGACGCGGCGGATCCCGGAGCGCCAGCCGGACACGGCGGTGGTCGGCGAGGCGGCGGACGGGCCGGCCGCGGTCGCGGCGGCGGACGGGCCGGCCGCGGTCGCGGCGGCCAGGGCGCCGCAGCCGGATGCGGCACTGGTGGACATCCGGATGCCGCGGCTGGACGGCCCGCAGGTCGTGCGGCAACTCGCCCAGTAATGGCGAGTAGTGGGGGAGACGTGACAGGCACGGCGTGGCGGTGGGGCGCGGCCCTGTACCTGGTGTTCGTGGCGCTGGTGGCCGCCCCGGCGGCCTTCGCGCCGCCGAGTGCGGCGCTGCTGGCGGGCAGCGCGGCGGTGGCGATGCTGGCCGCGGCGCTGCGCCGGCCGCCGCTGGGGCGCCCGGACCTGGTGACCGGCGGCGGCGCGGCGGCGGTGCTCTCGCTGGGCGTGGACGTGGGCTACCCGGGACAGCGCGGGCTGGTACTGCTCTGGGAGCCCTTCGAGTTGGCGGCGCTGCTGGTGCTGACCGCGCGGGTGATCCGGCACGGCAGCGCCCGGCAGGCCGCCGTGGTCGGCCCGGCGCTGGCACTGGCCGCCGTGCTGCTGCCGCTGCGCTTCACACTGCGGATGCCCACCGGGGCGCCGCTCGCCTCGGTGACGGGCACCGCGCTCGCCATCTTCCCGGTCGCCTGCGCCGTCGGCGTCGGGCTGTACCTGCGGGCCCGGGACGGGCGCCGGGCCCGCGCCGTGCAGCGGGCCCGGCACGAGCAGCGGCTCGAAGTCGCCCGGGATCTGCATGACTTCGTGGCCCACGAGGTGACCGGGATGCTGCTGGAGGTGCAGGCCGCCCGGGTCGGTGCGTATGACGAGGAGCAGAACCGGGAGCTGCTCGGACGGCTGGAGGAGGCCGGGCGGCGGGCCCTGGAGTCCGTGGACCGCAGCGTGCAGGCGCTGCGCGAGCCGGGCGACGCCGCCACCCGGGTGCACGGGCTGGCCGACCTGTCCGAGCTGGTCGGGCGGTTCACGGTCGGCGGGCGGATCGAGGGCCGGCTCGACCTGCCGCCGCAGTCGGCCGGCAGCGCGCCGCGCGAGATCGAGGACGCCGCCTACCGGCTGGTGCTGGAGGCGCTCACCAACATCCGCCGGCACGCACCCGGCGCGCGGCACCTGGAGGTGGTCGTGCGGTTCGTCGGGGGCGGCCTGGGGGTCACCGTGACCAACGGCGGCCGGCGGCCGGGCCGGATCACCGCGCTGCCGAGGCGCCGGCACACCGGGGGGACCGGCCTGGCCGCGCTGGCCGAACGGATCGAGGCGCTCGGCGGTCGGCTGACGGCGGGCCCGCACGAGGGCGGCTGGCGGGTCAGCGGGGTGCTGCCGCTGAGCAGCTGAGTGCGGGCCTGGGTCGTTTGAGTCGAGCTGGCGGACAACGGATACCGGCGGCAAGCGGGCCGTGATCGTCTTCGGCGTACGATGCCCGCGTGGAGGGGGAATCCGGCAGGGACGTCGCGCCGCGTCTGGCACGCGCCCTGGTGGTTGCCGTGGCCGCCGCGCTGGCCTCGGCGCACCTGCTCAAGGGGCTGGGACGGATACCGACGGCCCCGGTCGCCGGTGTCGCGATAGCCGCGGCCTGCCTGGCCCTGGTGGCGCTGCAGCTCCGGCACACCCGCTCCACCCCGGTGCGGGGGCGCGGGCCGGGCTGGGCGGTCGCGGAGCTGGCGGTCGCCTTCCTCGCGGTCGGCCCGCTGGGCGTGTCGGTCGGCCTGCTCTGCCTGCCCGCCGCCTCGCTGCTGCTGGAGCGCCGCCGGCTGCTGCTGATCATGTTCGGCACCGGCGCCGTGCTGGTCGAGGCCCTGCGGTCGGCAAGCGTCCGCGACGCCGTCGACCTGCTGCTGACCGTCGCACTCGGCGGCGTCATGCTGTACGCCGTCACCACCCTGGCACTGCTGGCGACCCGGGTGCACGCCGCCCGGCTCACCCTCGCGGCCGCCGCGGTCACCGATGAGCGGCTGCGCATCGCGTCCAGCCTGCGCAGCGAGCTGTCCCAGGGCCTGGCGGAGATCCACGGCCTGGCCGTCCGACAGGACCCGTCGGCCCTGGACCGGTTGATCGCGGTGGCGCGCCGGACGCTGGCTGCCGCCCGCGCCACCGCCGCGGAGCTGCGCAGCCTCTCGCTGGCCCCGGAGGCGGCGAGTGCCCGGGCGCTGCTGGCGTCCGCCGGTATCGCGGCCGACATCCGCGTCGGGCACCGCGAGCCGCTCGGGCCGGCCGGGACGGTGCTGGCGACGGTGCTGCGCGAGGCGGTCACCGCGGTCGTCCGGGTCGGCGACGCCCGCCGCTGCGAGGTCTCCACCGGCGAGCGGGCCGGGCGAGTGGTGCTGCGGGTGGTCAATGACGGGGTGCCGACGGCTGCCCTCGGTGCGGACGTCCTGGACGATCTGGCGGCCCGGGTCCGCGCGGTCGGCGGCCGGCTGACGGCGGGTCTGGAGCCGGACGGCCGGTTCGCCGTGGAGGCAACCGTCGCGGCCACCCCCGCCCCGGCGGCCGCCGCCGACCCGCCCGAGCTGCGCGGTGCCCTCGGCCTGTACCACTTCCTGCTCGCCGCCTTCTGCGTCAAGGCGCTGATGTTCGTCCCGGCGTCGGATCGCGGCCTCGGCGTGGCGTGCGTGCTGGTGTTCAGCGCCGCCCAGGCCCGCTTCGCCTTCCAGGACGCGGCCCTCCTCCGGTCGCCGGTCGGGGCCCGCCTCGCCCTGCTCGCCTCGGCGGTGCTCGCCCTGTTGCCGCTGCCCTGGTTCGGGCGGAACTGGATCGGCGCGGCCGGCATCCTGGCCGGCTCGCTGCTGATCGTGCTGCCGCTGCGGGCGGGCGCGGCCCTGGCCGCCGTGCTGGCGGTGGCAGCCGGCGTGATCAGCGGCCATGGTGCGGGTGCGGTGCTGCTGGCGGCGGTCAACATGCTGATCACCTGCGTGGTCGTCTACGGGGTGCTGCGCCTGGTCCGGCTGGTTCGGGAGCTCCAGCAGGCGGGGGCCGGGCTGGCCCGCGCCGCCGTTGTCACCGAACGCCTGCGCGCGGCCCGCGACTTGCACGACCTGCTCGGCCACGGTCTGGCCGCGATCCTGCTCAAGGCCGAGCTGGCGCGGCGCCTGGCGGACACGGACACCGGCCGCTGCCGGGCCGAGTTGACGGACATCGTGTCCCTGGCCGAGCGCGGGCAGGCCGAGTTGGGGGCGGTGGCCGGCGACAGTCCCCGGCTGTCCTTCGGCACCGAACTGGCCTCGGCGGCGGCGGTTCTGGAGGCGGCCGCCATCACGGTGGAGCTGGAGGACGCGCCGGTGCCGCCCGGGGCGGGGGCCGTGCTGAGCGTGGTCCTGCGCGAGGCCGTGACCAACATCCTGCGGCACAGCTCGGCCCGCCACGCGCGGATCGCCGCCTCGGTGGCCGGCGATCGGGTGCGCCTGGAGGTGGAGAACGACGGCGCCCCGGACGGCGTGACCGCGCCCGGTTCCGGGATCGGCGGGCTGACGGTCCGCGTCACCGAGGCCGGCGGCACCCTGGCGGCCGGCCCGGACGACGGCTGGTACCTGCTGCGCGCCGACCTGCCGCTGAACTGAGCGGCCGGCCCCGCTCCTTGGCGGTGCGACTCACAGCCATCCGGCGTCGCGGGCGATGCGCACCGCGTCCGTCCGGTTCCGTGCGTTCAACTTGCCGACCACCGCGGTCAGTACGTTGCGCACCGTCCCGGTCGACAGGTGCAACCGCGCGGCGATCTCCGGCGGTTCGGCGCCTTCGGCCAGTTCCCGCAGCACGTCGTTCTCCCGTGGGGTCAGCGGGTTGTCCGCCAGGTCCCAGGCGGCGACGGCCAGCGTCGGATCCAATACCCGTCCGCCGGAGGCGACTTGGCGAATCGCCGCGACGAGTTCCGGTGGCGGAACGGTCTTCAGCAGGAACCCGTCCACCTTCGCGTCCAGGGCCTTGCGGAGCAGCCCGGGACGGCCGAGCGAGGTGAGCATCAGGGTCCGGCAGCCCGGCAGCTTCTCCTTCAGCGCCGCAGCCGCCTGCAGGCCGTCCGACCGGCCCGGCATCTCGATGTCGAGGACCGCCACATCGGGCGTGAAGACCAGCGCCCGCGGCACCACGTCGTCGGCCGAGTCGGCCTGCGCCACGACCTCCAGATCGGGCTCCAGCTCCAGCAGCGCCACGAGTGCGCCGCGCACCACGTGCTGGTCCTCGGCCAGCAGGATTCTGATCACGTCACGACCCTACCCGTGACGATGTCACGGGTGCCGCGTGATGCCGTCCCTGGGCGGGGAGTTCGCAGGTCGGCAGGCTTGAGCACATGAGCGAAGCGATCACTTTGGACGCCGTGAGCAAGGTCTACGGCAAGGGGCGGGGCGCGGTCGCCGCGCTGCGGGAGGTGACGGTGCGGTTCCCCAGGGGCGGCTTCACCGCAGTGATGGGGCCGTCCGGTTCGGGCAAGAGCACCTTCC
Protein-coding regions in this window:
- a CDS encoding histidine kinase is translated as MEGESGRDVAPRLARALVVAVAAALASAHLLKGLGRIPTAPVAGVAIAAACLALVALQLRHTRSTPVRGRGPGWAVAELAVAFLAVGPLGVSVGLLCLPAASLLLERRRLLLIMFGTGAVLVEALRSASVRDAVDLLLTVALGGVMLYAVTTLALLATRVHAARLTLAAAAVTDERLRIASSLRSELSQGLAEIHGLAVRQDPSALDRLIAVARRTLAAARATAAELRSLSLAPEAASARALLASAGIAADIRVGHREPLGPAGTVLATVLREAVTAVVRVGDARRCEVSTGERAGRVVLRVVNDGVPTAALGADVLDDLAARVRAVGGRLTAGLEPDGRFAVEATVAATPAPAAAADPPELRGALGLYHFLLAAFCVKALMFVPASDRGLGVACVLVFSAAQARFAFQDAALLRSPVGARLALLASAVLALLPLPWFGRNWIGAAGILAGSLLIVLPLRAGAALAAVLAVAAGVISGHGAGAVLLAAVNMLITCVVVYGVLRLVRLVRELQQAGAGLARAAVVTERLRAARDLHDLLGHGLAAILLKAELARRLADTDTGRCRAELTDIVSLAERGQAELGAVAGDSPRLSFGTELASAAAVLEAAAITVELEDAPVPPGAGAVLSVVLREAVTNILRHSSARHARIAASVAGDRVRLEVENDGAPDGVTAPGSGIGGLTVRVTEAGGTLAAGPDDGWYLLRADLPLN
- a CDS encoding response regulator transcription factor, whose amino-acid sequence is MIRILLAEDQHVVRGALVALLELEPDLEVVAQADSADDVVPRALVFTPDVAVLDIEMPGRSDGLQAAAALKEKLPGCRTLMLTSLGRPGLLRKALDAKVDGFLLKTVPPPELVAAIRQVASGGRVLDPTLAVAAWDLADNPLTPRENDVLRELAEGAEPPEIAARLHLSTGTVRNVLTAVVGKLNARNRTDAVRIARDAGWL
- a CDS encoding ABC transporter permease, whose product is MSALDLTALRRACRAEWTKLRTEAGHGRLLLGLVLVTAGVGAAVSAGVRCPAAGCGQDQVRLSLAGVTVGQALVAITAVLLVGNEYGTGLIRTTFAAVPRRGTVLAAKAAVLSGTVLVVGGAAVLASVLAGRLVLPGSGYTAEHGYAPLSLADGPTLRAAAGSVVYLVLVALLALGVAAAVRDAAAAVGAVLALLYLFPLLSHVVTDPQLQRLLARIGPMPAGLAIQATTDLRHLPIGPWAGLGVLALWAAAMLLLGGTLLRLRDA
- a CDS encoding ATP-binding cassette domain-containing protein codes for the protein MRDAAVAGDAAVVRDDVGIEVSGLRKRFGATQALDGMSFTVRPGRVTGFVGPNGAGKSTTMRVVLGLDAPDEGRALVGGRPYRSLRSPLRWLGSLLDAGALQPSRTARHHLLWLAHSQGLPPSRVDQVLEQVGLAGAARRRAGGFSLGMRQRLGIAAALLGEPPALMLDEPFNGLDPEGIRWIRRLLTSLAAEGRAVLVSSHLMSELEDVADHVVVVGRGRVVADTGVRELLARVSAGRVTLRTSEARAAAEVLARAGGAVRTAGPQALEVTGLPGEAIVARLTEANVPFAELATHRPTLEEAYMAITQDSVEYRAGVER
- a CDS encoding ABC transporter permease subunit, with the translated sequence MRALRAEWTKFRTVRGWLWGAVAAVLASVLFVLVGTASSNQHQQDAAALPVGPGGEAVNDSCYFVHQTLTGDGTITVPVAALSGTLSDMTAGQDRTVAGVTPWSKAGILVRQSLDQGSSYAAMMVTGEHGVRMQDDFTHDRAGLAGSPSAAEPRWLRLVRSGTTVTGYDSTDGVRWTEVGTAHLPGAAVTVQVGLFVAAPAAVQTSGGGGSSPATATGSFGRVALGGAWSQAGGQWQGTQVGGDAGTSGSYPAGTSGGWTTNGDGFTVTGAGDIAPVVGGPALGPAFTVETFLVGTFAGLIVLTVVAVQFVTAEYRRGLLGTTLAAVPQRGRVLAGKSAVVAAVAFAVGAVASAVSIPLGELRAHAAHFSVLTVPVAVELRAVLGTGLLLAATAVLALALGTVLRRSATAITAVVVTTVLPYLLAFGGMLPTGPAEWLLRFTPAAGFAVQQTLPRYGQVLSVYAPSSGYFPLQPWAGLAVLGAWTALALAAATVLLRRRDA
- a CDS encoding sensor histidine kinase is translated as MTGTAWRWGAALYLVFVALVAAPAAFAPPSAALLAGSAAVAMLAAALRRPPLGRPDLVTGGGAAAVLSLGVDVGYPGQRGLVLLWEPFELAALLVLTARVIRHGSARQAAVVGPALALAAVLLPLRFTLRMPTGAPLASVTGTALAIFPVACAVGVGLYLRARDGRRARAVQRARHEQRLEVARDLHDFVAHEVTGMLLEVQAARVGAYDEEQNRELLGRLEEAGRRALESVDRSVQALREPGDAATRVHGLADLSELVGRFTVGGRIEGRLDLPPQSAGSAPREIEDAAYRLVLEALTNIRRHAPGARHLEVVVRFVGGGLGVTVTNGGRRPGRITALPRRRHTGGTGLAALAERIEALGGRLTAGPHEGGWRVSGVLPLSS